One window of Acidobacteriaceae bacterium genomic DNA carries:
- a CDS encoding DUF4097 family beta strand repeat-containing protein, with translation MNLRPLLLTALLSVTTAALADSTFDRTLNVSAQPDLYVSTGSGSIHIVPGSGSQIHIVGHVHAGWSSFGDVNARVQRIVDNPPIVQNGNTVRVGEVTDHSLFNNISIDYDINVPADVALNLHSGSGDVEVNNVGRFLSAGSGSGNVRAHGVHGPANLESGSGELELEDTGAGDVKAKTGSGNIQIRDFNGGLTARSGSGTIEATGHLQGGGSIMTGSGDVKLHLASDSQFTLEGATGSGDIRVQMPGVVATNSESSRHHLTISVNGGGPALEIRTGSGDVQIAQR, from the coding sequence ATGAATCTTCGACCGTTACTTCTCACGGCATTACTCAGCGTCACTACGGCGGCGCTGGCCGACAGCACCTTTGACCGGACGCTTAATGTGTCGGCACAACCGGATCTTTATGTCTCGACCGGATCGGGCAGCATCCACATCGTGCCGGGCAGCGGCAGCCAGATTCATATCGTCGGACATGTTCACGCCGGATGGAGCTCCTTTGGCGACGTGAACGCGCGCGTGCAGCGCATCGTCGACAACCCGCCGATAGTGCAGAACGGCAACACGGTACGCGTGGGCGAGGTCACGGACCACAGCCTGTTCAACAATATTTCGATTGATTACGACATCAATGTGCCTGCGGATGTAGCGCTGAATCTGCACAGCGGATCGGGCGATGTCGAGGTGAATAATGTAGGCCGTTTTCTCTCAGCCGGCAGCGGGTCTGGAAACGTACGCGCGCACGGCGTTCATGGGCCTGCGAACCTGGAATCCGGGTCCGGCGAACTGGAGCTTGAAGACACGGGCGCCGGTGACGTGAAAGCGAAGACGGGATCGGGCAACATTCAGATTCGTGACTTCAATGGCGGCCTGACTGCACGCAGTGGATCCGGCACGATCGAGGCCACCGGGCACCTCCAGGGTGGCGGCAGCATCATGACCGGCTCAGGCGATGTGAAGTTGCACCTTGCTTCGGATTCACAATTCACGCTGGAAGGGGCGACGGGATCGGGCGACATTCGCGTGCAAATGCCGGGCGTGGTCGCGACAAACTCGGAGAGTTCACGTCACCATCTGACAATCTCCGTCAACGGCGGCGGCCCGGCGCTTGAGATTCGCACCGGATCGGGTGATGTCCAGATCGCACAACGTTAG
- a CDS encoding efflux RND transporter periplasmic adaptor subunit has translation MNSSRKSRKRLWIILGTVAAVLIASVIFVARALSTPDKLDPSQLGKAEVGDIARSVVATGKVWPITQVEVKSKASGIVTKLDTDINHRVHVGEVLAQLDQQEILDEVAAQKAQLDAAISNLKSAEAAVTYDRVAAEAPDLPDWERNWHRAAEMEKSGVLSKQNADQAQQQYLSAANARDRALAQITVDTAKQRQAQSQVAQNEASLKQLEEQLSYTTITSPIDGVVLSRDVQVGDAVSSILVLGSTATLVMTLGDTHEVYVKGKVDESDIGKVYLGQAARIKVQSFPDRTFYGKVTKIAPLGVEKDNVTTFEVQISIDNPGGELKANMTANAEVVLEEHKHVLTVPEQAVIYDKDRNASVWVPDPHGKDGHRIVNVKTGLSNGSRVEITSGLKAGDTVVLQQTS, from the coding sequence TTGAACTCGTCCCGTAAGTCCCGGAAGCGGCTTTGGATCATTCTTGGTACGGTGGCCGCCGTGCTGATCGCAAGCGTCATCTTCGTTGCCCGAGCGCTCTCGACCCCTGACAAGCTGGATCCATCGCAGCTCGGCAAAGCCGAGGTCGGCGACATTGCGCGGTCGGTGGTGGCGACCGGAAAGGTCTGGCCGATCACCCAGGTTGAGGTGAAGTCGAAGGCCAGCGGAATTGTGACCAAGCTGGACACGGATATCAACCACAGGGTCCACGTCGGCGAGGTGCTGGCGCAGCTCGACCAGCAGGAGATTCTGGACGAAGTGGCCGCGCAGAAGGCGCAGCTTGATGCCGCAATCTCGAATCTGAAGTCGGCCGAGGCGGCTGTGACGTACGACCGCGTCGCGGCCGAGGCGCCGGACCTGCCGGACTGGGAGCGGAACTGGCACCGCGCGGCGGAGATGGAGAAGTCCGGCGTGCTATCGAAGCAGAACGCCGACCAGGCGCAGCAGCAGTACCTCTCGGCCGCGAATGCACGGGACCGTGCGTTGGCGCAGATTACGGTGGACACAGCGAAGCAGCGTCAGGCGCAGTCGCAGGTCGCGCAAAACGAGGCGTCGCTGAAGCAGCTTGAGGAGCAGCTCTCGTACACAACGATTACTTCGCCGATTGATGGCGTGGTGCTCTCGCGTGATGTGCAGGTGGGCGACGCCGTGAGCTCGATCCTGGTGCTGGGATCGACCGCAACACTCGTAATGACGCTCGGCGATACGCATGAGGTTTATGTGAAGGGCAAGGTCGATGAGTCGGATATCGGGAAGGTGTATCTTGGCCAGGCCGCGCGGATCAAGGTGCAGAGCTTCCCAGACCGCACGTTCTACGGCAAGGTGACAAAGATCGCGCCGCTCGGCGTTGAGAAGGACAACGTCACGACGTTTGAGGTGCAGATCTCGATCGATAATCCGGGCGGCGAGTTGAAGGCGAACATGACCGCGAACGCAGAGGTCGTGCTCGAGGAGCACAAGCATGTGCTCACGGTGCCGGAACAGGCCGTTATCTACGACAAGGACCGGAATGCCAGCGTGTGGGTGCCGGATCCGCATGGCAAGGATGGACACCGCATCGTGAACGTGAAGACCGGTCTGTCGAATGGCAGCCGGGTGGAGATTACCTCGGGCCTCAAGGCCGGTGACACCGTCGTCCTGCAACAGACGTCGTAG
- the lexA gene encoding transcriptional repressor LexA, whose protein sequence is MAITRRQKEVLDFLSSFTARHGYSPSYEEMASGLGLSSLATVHKHVTNLQNKGLLQRAHNRSRSIDVLPQRAQKKNFDRLPLLGRIAAGQPVEAIENAESISLGDIIGGREVFALEVRGDSMRDEHIVSGDFVLVERTRTAREGEIVVALVDGTDATLKRFYREGSLIRLQPSNTEMAPIYAPASNVAIQGKVLGVLRKYS, encoded by the coding sequence ATGGCGATCACGCGTCGGCAAAAAGAGGTTCTCGATTTCCTTTCCAGCTTCACGGCACGTCACGGCTATTCGCCCTCGTACGAGGAGATGGCGTCGGGATTGGGACTGAGTTCGCTCGCGACGGTCCACAAGCATGTGACCAACCTACAGAACAAGGGACTGCTGCAGCGGGCACATAACCGCAGCCGGTCGATCGACGTTCTACCGCAGCGGGCGCAGAAGAAGAACTTCGACCGGCTGCCGTTGCTGGGCAGGATCGCCGCGGGCCAACCTGTTGAAGCGATTGAAAACGCCGAGTCAATCTCACTGGGTGACATCATCGGCGGCCGCGAGGTTTTTGCCCTTGAGGTGCGCGGGGATTCGATGCGCGATGAGCATATCGTCTCGGGCGACTTTGTTCTGGTGGAGCGGACGCGGACCGCGCGGGAGGGCGAGATTGTGGTGGCGCTCGTGGATGGCACGGACGCGACCCTGAAGCGGTTTTATCGCGAAGGCAGCCTGATCCGGCTGCAGCCCTCGAACACCGAAATGGCGCCGATCTATGCGCCGGCCTCGAATGTGGCCATCCAGGGCAAGGTGTTGGGAGTTCTCCGGAAGTACTCCTGA
- a CDS encoding response regulator transcription factor → MRVLVVEDDRSLGMFLQKGLSLEGHEVEWVGDGDAAVERTRSWGPDLVVLDLGLPQRDGREVLEFLSRESSQSSVVVLTGRGELEERVRCLNLGADDFLPKPFSFQELTARCRAILRRRERHTDSVLRWDDIELDRLRRTVERAGVSIELTGKEFALLESLMLRRGQICTRAELLEQVWQMPPETPTNVLDVYVNYVRRKLAAATEIQPGGALIETVRGIGYRMGAPRSLAALPGVSTHPLPTAVNA, encoded by the coding sequence ATGCGGGTTTTAGTAGTTGAGGATGATCGGTCCCTGGGGATGTTTCTCCAGAAGGGTCTTTCGCTTGAAGGTCATGAAGTGGAATGGGTTGGTGACGGCGACGCTGCCGTGGAGCGCACCCGCTCCTGGGGACCCGATCTAGTGGTGCTCGATCTCGGGCTGCCGCAGCGCGACGGCCGCGAGGTTCTCGAGTTCCTCTCCCGCGAATCCTCGCAGTCCTCCGTGGTTGTCCTCACCGGGCGCGGCGAGCTCGAAGAGCGCGTCCGCTGCCTGAACCTCGGCGCTGACGACTTCCTCCCCAAGCCCTTCAGCTTTCAGGAGCTCACCGCACGTTGCCGCGCCATCCTTCGCCGCCGTGAGCGCCACACCGACTCCGTCCTCCGCTGGGACGACATCGAGCTCGACCGCCTGCGCCGCACCGTCGAGCGCGCCGGCGTCTCCATCGAGCTCACCGGCAAAGAGTTCGCCCTGCTCGAATCCCTCATGCTGCGCCGCGGCCAGATCTGCACCCGCGCCGAGCTCCTCGAGCAGGTCTGGCAGATGCCGCCCGAAACCCCCACCAACGTCCTCGACGTCTACGTGAACTACGTGCGCCGCAAGCTGGCGGCTGCCACCGAGATCCAACCGGGTGGCGCCCTCATCGAGACCGTCCGCGGCATCGGCTATCGCATGGGCGCACCTCGCAGCCTCGCCGCGCTGCCGGGCGTCAGCACACATCCTCTGCCAACGGCGGTGAACGCATGA
- a CDS encoding sigma-54 dependent transcriptional regulator, producing MIATARNPERDVVLASADPALRQRLRESLAGLRWRVHEAAGGAEALTLLERQPSDALLMDGWLPDLEASELAGHIAMMYPAVDVLSVDGGALTSTRSIHRHELLHALREAQQTSAPHQPSAPRTDTAAWNAAPAAVPSTGAGKWASFPLPLPADVLIDPPVQRAPAPSPAPASAPRTLPIPGLIGDSARMRELAHLIRLVAPRNAAVLIEGETGTGKEVVASAIHRLSSRAAKPLTVLNCAAIPEALLEAELFGHTRGAFTGAVQSRTGRIEAAHGGTLFLDEIGELPLPLQAKLLRFLECGEIQRVGDNEVTRVDVRILAATHRDLEQQVVDGAFRLDLYHRLAVFPIEVPALRDRLEDLPVLSEHLLAGLGADAPRKTLSADALHALQQHNWPGNVRELAHVLERAVILAGDSPEITAEHIRCRRRARS from the coding sequence ATGATCGCCACCGCCCGCAACCCCGAGAGAGACGTCGTCCTTGCCAGCGCCGACCCGGCGCTCCGACAGCGCCTCCGTGAAAGCCTCGCCGGCCTGCGCTGGCGCGTGCACGAAGCTGCGGGCGGCGCCGAAGCCCTCACGTTGCTCGAGCGCCAGCCCTCCGACGCCCTGCTCATGGACGGTTGGCTCCCTGACCTCGAGGCCTCCGAGCTCGCCGGCCACATCGCCATGATGTACCCGGCGGTCGACGTCCTCAGCGTCGACGGTGGCGCGCTCACCAGCACCCGCAGCATCCATCGCCACGAGCTCCTCCACGCTCTCCGCGAGGCCCAGCAGACCTCCGCCCCCCATCAGCCTTCAGCGCCCAGGACCGACACCGCCGCCTGGAACGCCGCACCGGCCGCCGTCCCGTCCACCGGAGCAGGGAAATGGGCGTCCTTTCCGCTGCCGCTCCCGGCGGATGTGCTGATCGATCCCCCCGTGCAGCGGGCGCCCGCACCCTCACCCGCCCCAGCCTCTGCTCCTCGCACTCTCCCCATCCCCGGCCTCATTGGCGACAGCGCCCGGATGCGCGAGCTCGCCCATCTCATCCGCCTCGTCGCTCCGCGCAACGCGGCTGTCCTCATTGAAGGCGAGACCGGCACGGGCAAGGAGGTCGTCGCCTCCGCCATTCACCGGCTCAGCAGCCGCGCCGCAAAGCCCCTCACCGTGCTCAACTGCGCCGCCATCCCCGAGGCGCTTCTCGAGGCCGAGCTCTTCGGCCACACCCGCGGCGCGTTCACCGGCGCCGTCCAGTCCCGCACCGGCCGCATCGAAGCCGCGCACGGCGGCACGCTCTTCCTCGACGAAATCGGCGAGCTTCCCCTTCCGCTCCAGGCCAAGCTCCTCCGTTTTCTCGAGTGTGGCGAAATCCAGCGCGTCGGCGACAACGAGGTCACCCGCGTCGACGTCCGCATCCTCGCCGCCACTCACCGGGACCTCGAACAGCAGGTCGTCGACGGCGCCTTCCGGCTCGATCTCTACCATCGCCTTGCTGTCTTCCCGATCGAGGTCCCCGCACTTCGCGACCGCCTCGAAGACCTTCCCGTGCTCAGCGAGCATCTCCTGGCCGGGCTCGGCGCCGACGCTCCGCGCAAAACCCTCTCCGCGGACGCGCTCCACGCGCTTCAACAGCACAACTGGCCCGGCAACGTTCGCGAGCTCGCCCATGTCCTCGAGCGCGCTGTCATCCTCGCCGGAGACTCGCCCGAAATCACCGCCGAACACATCCGCTGCCGCAGACGCGCGCGGTCCTAA
- a CDS encoding FliA/WhiG family RNA polymerase sigma factor, translated as MPALHPSLLSLHAAAPELEPAVTFAVSQAGSAASEQLVMEHLASVRFIARKLHRTLPRHVELDDLISAGTIGLMEALKRFDACRDVQFKSYAQFRIRGAILDWLRTLDWSPRELRRKARAIAETARVLTLKLGRTPAENEIADAMGIQLDELQQFLGELRSADLGSLNAEHSKDEEDEELDYVPAAAEEDPLFRCLAAESRQHLIDAIEELPEKERLVLTLYYYEELTMREIGMTLGVVESRVSQIHSGAVRRLRSVL; from the coding sequence ATGCCTGCCCTCCATCCATCCCTGCTCAGCCTGCACGCAGCCGCCCCCGAACTCGAACCTGCCGTCACCTTTGCTGTCTCGCAGGCCGGCTCCGCCGCTAGCGAGCAGCTCGTAATGGAGCATCTCGCTTCGGTTCGTTTTATCGCACGCAAGCTGCACCGCACGCTGCCGCGCCACGTCGAGCTCGACGACCTCATCTCTGCCGGCACGATCGGGCTGATGGAGGCGTTGAAGCGCTTTGACGCCTGCCGCGACGTACAGTTCAAGAGCTACGCGCAGTTTCGCATTCGCGGCGCCATTCTGGACTGGCTCCGCACGCTCGACTGGAGCCCGCGCGAGCTGCGCCGCAAAGCTCGCGCAATTGCCGAAACGGCTCGCGTCCTCACCCTGAAGCTGGGCCGAACGCCCGCTGAGAACGAGATCGCGGACGCCATGGGCATTCAGCTCGATGAGCTCCAGCAGTTTCTCGGTGAGCTGCGCAGCGCGGACCTCGGCAGCCTCAACGCCGAACACAGCAAGGACGAGGAGGACGAAGAGCTCGACTATGTTCCCGCAGCCGCCGAAGAAGATCCGCTCTTCCGCTGCCTCGCCGCCGAGTCACGCCAGCACCTCATCGACGCCATCGAAGAGCTGCCCGAAAAGGAGCGCCTGGTCCTCACGCTCTACTACTACGAGGAGCTCACGATGCGCGAGATCGGCATGACCCTCGGCGTCGTCGAGTCTCGCGTCTCGCAGATCCACTCCGGCGCGGTCCGCCGTCTGCGCTCCGTTCTCTGA
- a CDS encoding flagellar biosynthesis anti-sigma factor FlgM, with product MVDVTTLEAIAAQLPANDTAPEPLNPELWKEAPRRERILLLREVIERGDYRISASQLADAILRTIRRAN from the coding sequence ATGGTGGATGTTACGACTTTGGAAGCAATCGCAGCCCAACTGCCCGCAAACGATACAGCGCCTGAGCCGCTGAACCCGGAGTTATGGAAAGAAGCCCCGCGCCGCGAGCGCATCCTGCTCCTGCGCGAAGTGATCGAACGCGGCGACTACCGCATCTCCGCTTCTCAACTCGCCGACGCCATCCTGCGCACGATCCGCCGCGCTAACTGA
- a CDS encoding Imm50 family immunity protein, with product MINWRTVTLNPELVQHVYGSLDPVLDQTRLLSLKLLDEGTTLKFSLSLKDIPTNPPQRWSRNSRYNAINMEFQAWNLLSLEITGTPPFGTVCCAFERIESGSITIRLTGTGLNLTATVDSVRINHLTPYLTS from the coding sequence ATGATTAACTGGCGTACCGTAACTCTAAATCCTGAATTGGTGCAACACGTCTATGGCAGCCTTGATCCAGTACTCGACCAAACAAGGCTGCTAAGCCTTAAGCTGCTCGATGAAGGTACGACGCTGAAATTCAGTCTTTCTTTAAAGGACATCCCCACGAACCCGCCCCAACGCTGGAGCCGAAATTCGCGATATAACGCAATAAACATGGAATTTCAGGCCTGGAATCTGCTGAGCCTTGAAATCACGGGAACGCCGCCTTTCGGAACCGTTTGCTGTGCCTTCGAGCGCATCGAATCGGGATCAATCACCATAAGACTGACCGGAACCGGGCTAAACCTGACTGCGACAGTCGACTCTGTACGGATCAATCACCTTACGCCCTATCTGACTAGTTGA
- a CDS encoding RHS repeat-associated core domain-containing protein: MNARPPRLDVACQVLSASLGNQQPGDGTTMHYKFTGKERDSESGLDYFGARYYASNVGRWISADWAQKPEAVPYSKLDDPQSLNLYEYVGNNPLSKADADGHQAEQCTCQQFPNLEATKYDILDAIKSIPISIHWQPGNQLIPGLPIVTFTKNSGAAATEEETNTRHGAMNDAKRDAGVPTSQQPSKQETVPLKDQSGKQVVVNGKPQTTREYTHTTGDGKQVVIQDHGQGHTFPDGGSVGPHINVRPAGDTAHGQVEGTKPHYPYQP; the protein is encoded by the coding sequence ATGAATGCGCGACCACCTCGGCTTGACGTGGCTTGCCAGGTGCTCAGCGCGTCCCTTGGCAATCAGCAACCCGGTGACGGCACCACCATGCACTACAAGTTCACCGGCAAGGAGAGGGATTCCGAGTCAGGGCTGGATTACTTCGGCGCGAGATACTACGCCAGCAATGTCGGCAGGTGGATCAGCGCAGACTGGGCGCAGAAGCCCGAGGCTGTGCCCTACTCCAAGCTGGATGATCCCCAGAGCCTCAATCTGTATGAGTATGTCGGCAACAATCCGCTAAGTAAGGCGGACGCTGACGGACATCAAGCAGAGCAATGTACCTGCCAGCAGTTCCCGAACCTCGAAGCAACAAAGTACGACATTCTGGACGCCATAAAATCGATTCCGATCAGTATTCACTGGCAACCAGGTAATCAGCTCATACCCGGCCTGCCGATCGTAACGTTTACGAAGAACAGTGGCGCTGCCGCAACTGAGGAGGAAACGAACACACGGCATGGCGCGATGAACGACGCGAAGAGAGATGCAGGCGTACCTACTTCGCAGCAGCCCAGTAAACAAGAAACGGTTCCGCTTAAAGATCAGAGCGGCAAACAGGTGGTAGTCAACGGGAAGCCGCAAACCACACGGGAGTACACGCACACAACGGGTGATGGAAAACAAGTCGTTATACAGGATCATGGTCAGGGACATACATTCCCCGACGGAGGCTCAGTCGGACCGCACATCAACGTTAGACCCGCAGGAGATACTGCTCACGGGCAAGTTGAGGGAACTAAGCCCCACTATCCATATCAACCATAA
- a CDS encoding dienelactone hydrolase family protein, translated as MSEWVKVTASDGFELSAYLARPQGEPIGALVVIQEIFGVNKSIQAVADSYAKDGFLTIAPAIMDRLEPNLNLGYGEADLKKAFALYPKLNPDDSLKDIAAAFKYAAGIVDSVGVLGFCYGGLMSWLSAVRGNREAFEPACTVCYYPGGIGKYATEEPACPVLIHFGGADSHIGKDQVDAVRKAHGKHEGEVEIFVYDGAEHAFANPDRPSYKADAEKLARERSLKFLKTHIA; from the coding sequence ATGAGTGAGTGGGTGAAGGTCACGGCGTCGGACGGGTTCGAACTCTCGGCGTACCTCGCGCGTCCGCAGGGCGAGCCGATCGGCGCGCTCGTTGTTATTCAGGAGATCTTCGGAGTTAACAAGTCCATTCAGGCCGTCGCCGACTCTTACGCGAAGGACGGCTTCCTCACCATTGCGCCCGCCATCATGGACCGCCTCGAGCCCAACCTCAATCTCGGCTATGGCGAGGCCGACCTGAAGAAGGCCTTCGCGCTCTACCCGAAGCTCAACCCCGACGACTCGCTCAAGGACATCGCCGCCGCCTTCAAGTACGCGGCCGGCATCGTCGACTCCGTCGGCGTCCTCGGCTTCTGCTACGGCGGCCTCATGAGCTGGCTCTCCGCCGTGCGCGGCAACAGGGAAGCCTTCGAGCCCGCCTGCACCGTCTGCTACTACCCCGGCGGCATCGGCAAGTATGCCACCGAGGAACCCGCCTGCCCGGTGCTCATCCACTTCGGCGGTGCCGACAGCCACATCGGCAAGGACCAGGTCGACGCTGTTCGCAAGGCGCACGGTAAGCACGAAGGCGAAGTTGAGATCTTCGTCTACGACGGCGCTGAACACGCCTTCGCCAATCCCGACCGTCCCTCGTACAAAGCCGATGCCGAGAAACTTGCTCGCGAACGCTCGCTCAAGTTCCTCAAAACCCACATTGCCTAG
- the rpsO gene encoding 30S ribosomal protein S15, giving the protein MLAPAQKTEIITKFRTHDTDTGSPEVQIAILSERIGELTEHFKTHKKDHGSRRGLLMLVSKRRRLLDYLKKTDSDRYREVIGKLGIRK; this is encoded by the coding sequence GTGTTGGCCCCCGCACAGAAAACCGAAATCATTACCAAATTCCGCACTCATGACACCGACACCGGGAGTCCTGAAGTGCAGATTGCCATCCTCAGCGAGCGCATTGGCGAGCTGACCGAGCACTTCAAGACTCATAAGAAGGATCATGGCTCCCGCCGTGGCCTCCTCATGCTGGTTTCCAAGCGCCGCCGCCTTCTGGATTACCTGAAGAAGACGGACTCGGACCGCTATCGCGAAGTGATCGGCAAGCTGGGCATCCGCAAGTAA